One Sodalinema gerasimenkoae IPPAS B-353 DNA segment encodes these proteins:
- a CDS encoding adenylate/guanylate cyclase domain-containing protein, translating to MSRPLLQLSCLPHLEYIAIDGRSRVLDTSSNVQEIIGMGADSVVGQDIFEILPELFGFESVMDEIRNGIEPYFEVRAISRSTQTGGTLSYWDLYIIYDERPDNPQGLVLLLENVTERMGLEQRLVQGSNELLLTVDKLSASEAQIEQILRSMPDSLFVTDLAGTILRTNQVALDLLGYDESEILGVSFSDVVADKTIDIVDNQKFLLEETGEIIRQFELILEGKDDKQAIVSFTCSVLFNNVSNHELFDTEPEQNLIYIGRDVTKSHLAQRRLIAHNTVTQVLSQSQGFVDALPKLLQGLGEGLAWDICEFWQPTSGPALADSQVSPELRCIDLWIRPTLESEPWIDVSFRYTCTWVRESWSKQQSIWQSQLQNSSSPRQPDAEQLGLKTGLFCPLTIGKDSLGILVLFCKQSLPRDEELLQMMTTASNQIGQFFQRKLAEEALKMEQRKTERLLLNILPSSIANQLKDTPTTIADHYESVTILFADIVGFTNLSSEISATELVKLLNYVFSAFDQLTERYELEKIKTIGDAYMAAGGLPITRLDHAEAIADMALDMQQVITELNRQAGSRLDIRIGIHSGPVVAGVIGLKKFVYDLWGDTVNTASRMESHGLAGKIQVSQQTYQLLKHRFILTQRGKMDIKGKGNMTTYLLLGRRQPKKQKEARSLPPILQGNQEVADLIRQKLQKQ from the coding sequence ATGAGTCGCCCCCTTCTCCAGTTGTCCTGTTTACCCCATTTAGAATATATCGCCATTGATGGGCGATCGCGGGTATTGGATACCTCGTCCAATGTACAGGAGATTATTGGCATGGGGGCTGACTCGGTGGTCGGCCAAGATATTTTTGAGATTTTACCGGAATTGTTTGGCTTCGAATCCGTCATGGATGAGATTCGCAACGGGATCGAGCCTTATTTTGAGGTAAGGGCGATCAGCCGTTCCACTCAGACGGGGGGGACTCTAAGCTATTGGGATTTATATATCATTTATGATGAGCGTCCCGACAACCCCCAGGGATTAGTTTTGTTGTTAGAAAATGTCACCGAGCGTATGGGGTTAGAACAACGCCTAGTCCAAGGCTCAAATGAGTTACTTCTAACGGTTGATAAACTCTCCGCATCAGAAGCTCAGATTGAGCAAATTTTGCGCTCAATGCCCGACTCTCTGTTTGTAACGGATCTGGCGGGTACCATTCTCAGAACCAATCAAGTTGCTCTGGATTTATTGGGATATGATGAATCAGAAATTCTGGGGGTTTCGTTTTCTGATGTAGTAGCTGACAAAACTATTGATATTGTCGATAATCAGAAGTTTTTACTTGAAGAGACTGGGGAGATTATTCGACAATTTGAGCTGATTTTAGAAGGGAAAGATGATAAGCAGGCAATTGTTTCCTTTACTTGCTCTGTTTTATTCAACAACGTGAGTAATCATGAACTCTTTGATACAGAGCCGGAGCAAAATTTGATTTATATTGGTCGAGATGTCACGAAAAGTCATCTCGCACAACGACGTTTAATTGCTCATAATACCGTCACTCAGGTTCTATCCCAATCTCAGGGGTTTGTCGATGCTTTGCCCAAACTGTTACAAGGCTTAGGTGAAGGACTCGCCTGGGATATTTGTGAATTCTGGCAGCCCACCTCAGGACCCGCTTTAGCCGATTCCCAAGTCTCCCCTGAACTCCGCTGCATCGATCTTTGGATTCGTCCGACCCTTGAGAGCGAGCCATGGATTGATGTTAGCTTTCGCTATACCTGTACGTGGGTTCGAGAGAGTTGGTCTAAACAGCAGTCTATTTGGCAGTCTCAGTTGCAAAATAGCAGCAGCCCACGCCAACCAGATGCTGAACAACTCGGACTTAAAACGGGGTTGTTCTGCCCCTTAACTATTGGTAAAGATAGCTTGGGGATTCTGGTTTTATTCTGCAAGCAGTCTCTGCCAAGAGATGAAGAATTGCTGCAAATGATGACGACGGCCAGCAACCAAATTGGGCAATTTTTTCAACGCAAACTTGCGGAAGAAGCCCTAAAAATGGAACAACGAAAGACAGAACGGCTCCTGTTAAATATTTTACCCTCTAGTATTGCGAATCAGCTTAAAGATACCCCAACTACCATTGCCGACCATTATGAATCGGTGACTATTCTGTTTGCGGATATTGTGGGCTTTACCAATCTGTCTTCCGAGATTTCAGCCACAGAACTGGTCAAGCTTCTCAATTACGTCTTCTCGGCCTTCGATCAACTGACCGAACGCTATGAATTAGAAAAAATCAAAACTATCGGTGATGCGTACATGGCGGCCGGCGGTTTGCCCATTACCCGATTAGACCATGCCGAGGCGATCGCCGACATGGCCCTAGATATGCAGCAAGTCATTACTGAATTAAACCGCCAGGCCGGGAGTCGCCTCGATATCCGCATTGGCATTCACAGCGGCCCCGTGGTGGCGGGGGTGATTGGCCTGAAAAAATTTGTCTATGACCTGTGGGGAGATACTGTCAACACCGCCAGCCGCATGGAATCCCATGGCTTAGCGGGCAAAATTCAAGTCTCCCAACAAACCTATCAGCTTCTAAAACATCGCTTTATCCTAACCCAACGAGGCAAAATGGACATTAAGGGGAAAGGGAACATGACCACCTATCTTCTCCTCGGCCGTCGCCAACCTAAAAAACAGAAGGAGGCCAGAAGCCTCCCACCCATTCTGCAAGGAAATCAGGAAGTCGCTGACCTCATCCGGCAAAAGCTACAGAAGCAATAA
- a CDS encoding SET domain-containing protein-lysine N-methyltransferase: MTMRVGTESVGTEIGVEVRAAGEKGKGVFALRPFEKGETVVVGRRVGVYPQRTIYSIQVDWDVHVEMDEPAIRINHSDTPTTGVQDNAWGAFDFVALREIAAGEEITFDYETTESELTDDFRACCPPRPEQASRNGFQSLPIAVREGYGKFVANYLKSDLGS, encoded by the coding sequence ATGACTATGCGTGTAGGAACAGAGAGTGTAGGAACAGAGATTGGCGTAGAAGTCCGCGCCGCCGGGGAGAAGGGAAAGGGAGTATTTGCCCTGCGTCCGTTTGAGAAAGGGGAGACTGTTGTCGTCGGGCGTCGCGTTGGTGTGTATCCACAGCGAACGATTTACTCGATTCAAGTGGATTGGGATGTTCATGTTGAAATGGACGAACCTGCAATTCGTATTAATCACTCCGATACGCCGACCACTGGAGTTCAGGATAACGCCTGGGGGGCGTTTGATTTTGTGGCGTTACGGGAGATTGCAGCGGGGGAGGAGATTACCTTTGATTATGAAACCACAGAATCTGAGCTTACGGACGATTTTCGGGCCTGTTGTCCTCCGAGGCCTGAACAAGCAAGCCGCAATGGGTTTCAAAGCTTGCCGATCGCCGTGCGGGAAGGCTACGGTAAGTTTGTGGCAAACTATCTTAAGTCTGACTTGGGGAGTTAG
- a CDS encoding HEAT repeat domain-containing protein, which yields MTPVFNALGTLKKRLWMQGSQRFSAKFSRLTPGNSSNRLLHILALAAMIMALNVISYTLASSLFVSNIGAAGLPLSYILVGLASSPIYGWFSQIVDRIPHRSLFRYWALLTGSVMLGLRALLFWDIPPIYYALYVGVYFLWTLQLDILLPTLISDYFTSREYKRIAPYITVCQAIGGFIGGMIVGVLANLLSTADILLLVPTLYLVVFALVWNLQRQEQPVPPEESDRHADSPPSNLPELLRQYPIFKWLAGSTFLWIVLYGIAEYLYFDAYAQHFADHPQRLTAFLGSFSAINSILQVLVLLLITRRLLIGRVGVDGTNPIYPITTALSFLGLSFGFGVGWAFPAALFAHFNSSTIDTAVNQPVYTLMYNPIPNRDMAKVRALTDGLCYALGLATTGGLLWFAQSYLDPMAIALFGTGLSLLFVLIRRQLSRDYFQSMVTRLFSNTGEMDLEMLEELFSQVPDTQIPRLKTLLREGQPQEQEKALRLAAGLRVPSQVLEEIKPLVFERELPQRRALFRFFAKTPQDKYLSRFLWQMLESPEVGVKLLAFESLVARGESFSDSQLTSLLESPTATIQGLACVLAQQSTSLAPQVRERCRQFWDSPLDDETKTVVIRGIRNLGDVTMIPQLRSLLEGASVDVQIEGLKGLAQLQPERDLALAELATGFLDHPNPVVRGAAVDLLGAVQLEEFWPDIARGLEDRDITVRGQAIKALARYEDYNLDRLAEMYLNHPRIEVTESAVAVLATVKTSRAFQFLESYLQADYRRAALIRDWWQRMPQESPQWEPLVGVFRDRTQRVVNQVFHVLSCLGNRRTLAEVRQLLQRGEKRDRDNALETLETLPHRRYVFPIVPLIEDPDGPISSSQFSAKADSLALLQEMFDTEDHWIRAGALRVWVSYQQELPSGLLRDRDRVVKALITEINKSQGAAHFSFDRILFLKTLVLFQELSLDDLWSLDRGFQKRTYSAGETICEEGELGKQLSIVYQGHLQANSSFSEEPIVLTPGTYFGDFGLFGETPYSATITAETDALLLCLSKDSFDVLVDVIPKLNTCLAIAARYSSL from the coding sequence GTGACCCCTGTCTTTAACGCCTTAGGAACCCTTAAAAAAAGACTCTGGATGCAGGGTTCTCAACGTTTTTCGGCAAAATTCAGCCGTCTCACTCCAGGTAACTCCTCAAACCGATTACTGCATATTCTGGCGTTAGCGGCCATGATCATGGCCCTAAATGTGATCAGCTACACCCTCGCAAGTTCTCTGTTTGTCAGTAATATCGGGGCGGCGGGGTTGCCCCTGTCCTATATCCTAGTGGGCTTAGCCTCAAGTCCCATCTATGGGTGGTTTTCCCAGATTGTCGATCGCATTCCCCATCGCTCTCTCTTCCGCTACTGGGCCCTTCTGACGGGGAGTGTGATGTTAGGGTTACGGGCCCTGCTGTTCTGGGACATCCCCCCCATCTACTATGCCCTCTATGTCGGGGTCTATTTTCTCTGGACTTTGCAACTCGACATTTTACTGCCGACCCTCATTTCTGACTACTTTACCTCCCGAGAGTATAAACGGATCGCCCCCTATATTACCGTTTGCCAAGCCATTGGCGGCTTCATCGGCGGCATGATTGTGGGAGTTCTGGCCAATCTTCTCTCCACGGCTGACATTCTGCTGTTAGTTCCCACCCTCTACCTGGTGGTGTTTGCCCTCGTGTGGAACCTACAACGGCAAGAACAGCCGGTTCCTCCCGAAGAGAGCGATCGCCATGCCGATTCCCCCCCCAGTAACCTCCCGGAACTCCTGCGTCAATATCCCATTTTCAAATGGTTAGCGGGGTCAACCTTCCTCTGGATTGTCCTCTATGGCATTGCCGAATATCTCTATTTTGATGCCTACGCCCAACATTTCGCAGACCATCCCCAACGCCTCACGGCCTTTCTGGGCAGCTTTAGTGCCATCAATAGCATTTTACAAGTACTGGTGTTATTACTCATCACCCGGCGACTCCTCATCGGACGAGTGGGAGTCGATGGAACCAACCCCATTTATCCCATCACCACCGCTCTCTCCTTTTTAGGACTCAGCTTCGGCTTTGGCGTGGGTTGGGCCTTCCCGGCGGCCCTATTTGCCCATTTCAACTCCTCCACCATTGACACCGCCGTCAATCAACCGGTGTACACCCTCATGTATAACCCAATCCCCAACCGGGATATGGCCAAAGTCCGGGCCTTAACTGATGGTCTCTGTTATGCCCTCGGCCTGGCTACCACTGGGGGCCTTCTCTGGTTCGCCCAATCCTATCTTGACCCCATGGCCATTGCCCTGTTCGGAACTGGGTTAAGCCTGCTGTTTGTCTTGATTCGTCGCCAACTCAGCCGAGATTACTTTCAGTCGATGGTGACGCGGTTATTTTCCAACACCGGGGAAATGGATTTGGAGATGTTGGAAGAACTGTTTTCCCAGGTTCCCGATACGCAAATTCCCCGTCTAAAAACCCTCTTGCGGGAAGGACAACCCCAGGAACAGGAGAAAGCCTTACGCCTGGCAGCGGGATTACGGGTTCCCAGTCAGGTGTTGGAGGAGATTAAACCCCTGGTGTTCGAGAGAGAATTACCCCAGCGACGGGCCTTGTTTCGCTTTTTCGCCAAGACTCCCCAGGATAAATACCTGTCCCGCTTTCTTTGGCAGATGCTAGAGTCTCCTGAGGTGGGGGTTAAATTATTGGCCTTTGAGTCTTTGGTGGCCCGGGGTGAGTCCTTTTCCGACAGTCAGTTAACCAGCCTCTTAGAGAGTCCAACCGCCACAATTCAAGGCTTGGCCTGTGTTTTAGCTCAGCAATCGACCAGCTTAGCCCCCCAGGTTCGAGAACGCTGTCGCCAATTTTGGGACTCTCCCCTAGATGATGAAACCAAAACCGTGGTCATTCGGGGAATCCGCAACTTGGGGGATGTGACGATGATTCCCCAGTTACGCAGTTTGTTAGAAGGCGCATCGGTGGATGTGCAAATTGAGGGGTTGAAGGGGTTGGCTCAATTGCAGCCGGAACGAGATTTGGCGTTGGCGGAGTTGGCCACGGGGTTTTTAGACCATCCTAATCCAGTCGTGCGGGGGGCGGCGGTGGATTTGTTGGGGGCGGTTCAACTTGAGGAGTTCTGGCCCGATATTGCCCGAGGGTTGGAGGACCGGGATATTACGGTGCGAGGGCAGGCGATTAAGGCGTTGGCCCGCTATGAGGATTATAATCTCGATCGCCTGGCCGAGATGTATTTAAATCATCCCCGAATTGAGGTGACTGAGTCGGCGGTGGCCGTGTTGGCAACAGTGAAGACGAGTCGAGCCTTTCAGTTTTTGGAGAGTTATCTCCAGGCCGATTATCGACGCGCGGCCTTGATTCGGGATTGGTGGCAACGAATGCCTCAAGAGTCTCCCCAATGGGAACCCCTGGTTGGGGTATTTCGCGATCGCACCCAGCGGGTGGTGAACCAAGTGTTTCATGTGCTGTCTTGTCTGGGCAATCGTCGCACCTTGGCAGAAGTGCGGCAGTTGTTGCAACGGGGGGAGAAGCGCGATCGCGACAATGCCCTCGAAACCCTGGAAACCTTACCCCATCGCCGCTATGTCTTCCCGATTGTGCCATTGATCGAAGACCCTGATGGGCCGATATCTTCGTCACAATTCTCCGCAAAGGCGGACTCACTGGCCCTGTTACAGGAGATGTTTGATACGGAAGATCATTGGATTCGGGCCGGGGCCTTGCGAGTTTGGGTGAGTTATCAGCAAGAGTTGCCCTCGGGGTTGTTGCGCGATCGAGATCGGGTAGTGAAGGCGTTAATCACGGAAATTAACAAAAGCCAAGGAGCGGCTCACTTCTCCTTTGACCGCATTTTATTTCTCAAAACCTTGGTGTTATTTCAGGAGTTATCCCTCGATGATCTCTGGTCATTAGATCGTGGGTTTCAGAAACGCACCTACTCAGCCGGTGAGACGATTTGCGAGGAAGGGGAGTTAGGGAAACAACTCTCAATTGTCTATCAAGGTCATTTACAGGCCAATTCCAGTTTCTCCGAAGAGCCAATTGTTTTAACACCAGGAACCTATTTTGGAGACTTTGGTTTATTCGGAGAAACCCCCTATTCTGCCACCATTACCGCTGAGACAGATGCCTTGTTATTGTGTTTAAGCAAGGATAGTTTTGATGTCTTAGTAGATGTGATTCCTAAGTTGAACACCTGTCTGGCGATCGCCGCCCGCTATAGTAGTCTCTAG
- a CDS encoding type II toxin-antitoxin system VapC family toxin, translating into MDTRKSEGFYCPITWVELLCYPKLSEEQANEMREFLRLINCISLTEAVLDTAATVKKNHRLKLADAIIAACALVAGCILVTRNIDDFCYI; encoded by the coding sequence ATTGACACCCGAAAATCAGAAGGATTTTACTGTCCAATTACTTGGGTTGAATTACTTTGTTACCCTAAATTAAGCGAGGAACAAGCCAATGAAATGCGAGAATTTTTAAGGCTAATTAACTGCATATCATTGACCGAAGCTGTTTTAGATACTGCGGCAACCGTCAAAAAAAATCATCGCTTAAAACTGGCTGATGCTATCATTGCCGCTTGTGCTTTAGTCGCCGGATGTATTTTAGTAACTCGTAATATCGATGATTTTTGCTATATATAA
- a CDS encoding DASH family cryptochrome produces MERVLVWHRHNLRLHDRPDLQRALAAEGQIIPFYCFDSREFGKTAFGFPKTGAYRSQFLREAVADLRQNLRRLGSDIVIRQGKPEEVIPQLVRALKIDRVICEEEVTTEERRVEEAVETQLAGVPLEKVWEMTLYHPSQLPFPIAELPDLFTHFRKAVETSAEVTPPIPPLREISPLPDVAVGELPTLQELGVEPPLLDERGVLRFQGGESAGLQRLQDYVWNRDCLQRYKLTRNGMLGADYSSKFSPWLALGCLSPRQIVAEVRRYEAERVANDSTYWLVFELLWRDYFRFVAAKGGDRLFYSSGLQGLNIAWKQDWPRFNCWCEGRTGYPLVDANMRELAATGFMSNRGRQNVASFLTKNLGIDWRMGAEWFESLLIDYDVCSNWGNWNYTAGVGNDARGFRYFNIPKQSKDYDSQGEYVKHWLPELAGVPPHRIHDIYRLKAGELRQYGVNPGGSYPQPVVDLNESLARNRAIYEGAI; encoded by the coding sequence ATGGAACGGGTTTTAGTTTGGCATCGTCATAATCTACGGTTACACGATCGCCCGGATCTTCAGCGGGCCCTAGCAGCGGAGGGACAGATTATTCCCTTCTACTGTTTTGATTCCCGTGAATTTGGTAAAACGGCGTTTGGTTTCCCGAAGACGGGGGCCTATCGGAGTCAGTTTTTGCGGGAAGCCGTGGCGGATTTGCGGCAGAACTTGCGTCGGCTTGGCAGTGATATCGTGATTCGTCAGGGAAAACCTGAGGAGGTGATTCCTCAGTTGGTTCGGGCCTTGAAGATTGATCGGGTGATCTGTGAGGAGGAGGTGACGACGGAGGAACGGCGGGTAGAAGAGGCGGTAGAGACGCAACTGGCGGGAGTTCCCCTGGAGAAAGTGTGGGAAATGACGCTGTATCACCCCAGTCAACTGCCATTTCCCATCGCCGAACTCCCAGATTTGTTTACTCATTTCCGCAAGGCCGTTGAGACATCTGCTGAGGTGACGCCGCCAATTCCACCTCTGAGGGAGATTTCACCCCTTCCTGACGTGGCGGTGGGGGAACTTCCGACGTTGCAGGAGTTGGGAGTGGAACCGCCACTACTAGATGAACGGGGGGTTCTGAGGTTTCAGGGGGGTGAGTCGGCGGGGTTGCAACGGTTGCAAGACTATGTCTGGAATCGGGATTGTCTGCAACGCTATAAGTTAACTCGTAATGGGATGTTGGGGGCGGATTATTCCTCTAAGTTTTCTCCCTGGTTGGCTTTGGGATGTCTGTCACCTCGTCAGATTGTGGCGGAGGTACGGCGTTATGAGGCGGAACGGGTGGCCAATGATTCGACGTATTGGTTGGTGTTTGAGTTGCTGTGGCGGGATTATTTTCGCTTTGTGGCGGCTAAGGGGGGCGATCGCCTATTTTATTCCTCTGGCTTGCAGGGATTAAACATTGCTTGGAAACAGGATTGGCCCCGATTTAATTGTTGGTGTGAAGGGCGGACAGGATATCCATTGGTGGATGCCAATATGCGGGAACTGGCGGCGACAGGGTTTATGTCCAATCGCGGCCGGCAAAATGTAGCTAGTTTCTTGACGAAGAATTTAGGAATTGATTGGCGGATGGGGGCAGAATGGTTTGAGTCGTTGTTGATTGATTATGATGTTTGTAGTAATTGGGGCAATTGGAATTATACGGCGGGTGTAGGGAATGATGCCCGAGGCTTCCGCTATTTTAATATCCCCAAACAGTCAAAGGATTACGATTCTCAGGGGGAGTATGTGAAACATTGGTTACCGGAGTTGGCGGGGGTTCCGCCCCATCGTATCCATGATATTTATCGTCTTAAGGCGGGGGAGTTACGACAGTATGGGGTGAATCCGGGGGGGAGTTATCCTCAGCCGGTGGTGGATTTAAATGAGTCGTTGGCGAGAAATCGAGCGATTTATGAAGGGGCGATCTAG